A single genomic interval of Candidatus Bipolaricaulis anaerobius harbors:
- a CDS encoding HAD family hydrolase has protein sequence MPLRAALIDMDGTIWETPVRMTAVREELGLPLDGRTILDGIADLPPSRRAEAVEVLRAREREGVERGCLRAGTRELLDLLRFSGVKTVLVTNNSRESTDAVLARHGLPFDLVVTRDDGPLKPDPGAFLGPLARLGLSPGEALVLGDSHFDLQAAVAAGIHAVVLVAPREWMRAYFPPGAAYHEVPDLDAAREVVRRLLAAK, from the coding sequence ATGCCCCTGCGTGCAGCGCTCATCGACATGGACGGCACGATCTGGGAGACCCCGGTCCGGATGACGGCCGTGCGGGAGGAACTCGGGCTCCCCCTGGACGGCCGCACGATCCTCGATGGGATCGCGGACCTGCCTCCGTCCCGGCGGGCCGAGGCGGTGGAGGTCCTGCGGGCCCGGGAACGGGAGGGGGTCGAGCGGGGCTGCCTCCGAGCGGGGACGCGCGAGCTCCTCGACCTCCTGCGGTTCAGCGGCGTGAAGACCGTTCTCGTCACGAACAACTCCCGGGAGAGCACGGACGCCGTCCTCGCCCGCCACGGGCTCCCGTTCGACCTCGTGGTCACGCGCGATGATGGACCTCTCAAGCCCGATCCTGGGGCGTTCCTCGGTCCGCTCGCCCGGCTGGGGCTGAGCCCCGGGGAAGCCCTCGTCCTCGGGGATTCCCACTTCGACCTCCAGGCCGCGGTGGCGGCCGGGATCCACGCGGTGGTCCTCGTTGCGCCGCGGGAGTGGATGCGGGCCTACTTTCCCCCCGGCGCAGCGTACCACGAAGTCCCCGACCTTGACGCGGCGCGAGAGGTCGTCCGCCGTCTCCTCGCCGCAAAATGA
- a CDS encoding DUF72 domain-containing protein, with product MEVRIGCCGWSALPPGGEQGRHRLQLYAAQFSLVEVNSTFYRLPPLATVRRWRDLADRVNPQFEFTVKAHRGITHYARFQGPQARAGFARSVEVARALRARVLLLQCPPAFSPKPDHEEALAQFLSTVDRGGLTLVWEPRGQWDEEPERVAALCRKHSLVHGTDPFRTLPVTGGEIAYLRLHGSPPGARMYRYTYSDHDLERLRDTVRGLEAERVYVLFNNDTMVSDARRFAGMWATG from the coding sequence GTGGAGGTCCGCATCGGCTGTTGCGGCTGGTCGGCGCTGCCGCCCGGGGGGGAACAGGGCCGGCATCGGCTCCAACTCTATGCTGCCCAGTTCTCGCTCGTCGAGGTCAACTCCACGTTCTACCGCCTCCCCCCGCTCGCGACCGTCCGCCGGTGGCGGGATCTCGCCGATCGAGTGAACCCACAGTTCGAGTTCACGGTCAAGGCCCACCGCGGGATCACCCACTACGCGCGGTTCCAGGGCCCACAAGCCCGCGCCGGGTTCGCGCGCTCGGTCGAGGTGGCCCGCGCCCTGCGGGCGAGGGTGCTCCTCCTCCAGTGCCCGCCTGCATTCTCCCCCAAGCCGGACCACGAGGAGGCTCTGGCCCAGTTCCTCTCCACGGTCGACCGGGGGGGGCTCACCCTCGTGTGGGAGCCTCGCGGGCAGTGGGACGAGGAGCCGGAGCGGGTGGCCGCCCTGTGCCGGAAGCACTCCCTCGTCCACGGCACCGACCCGTTCCGAACCCTCCCCGTCACGGGGGGGGAGATCGCGTACCTGCGGCTCCATGGGTCCCCGCCGGGGGCGCGGATGTACCGCTACACCTACAGCGACCACGACCTGGAGCGCCTGCGGGACACTGTTCGGGGACTGGAGGCCGAACGCGTGTATGTGCTCTTCAACAACGACACGATGGTCTCCGATGCCCGAAGGTTCGCGGGGATGTGGGCCACGGGATGA
- the surE gene encoding 5'/3'-nucleotidase SurE has translation MERPFILVTNDDGYLSPGLLALRRALATVGEPWVLAPDRNWSAASRTRIFHKPLRFSSAHLPDGEEVHVTNGSPSDCVLLALLGLAPRRPDLVVAGINMGANIGHDVTYSGTVAAAMEGASAGIPAIAVSLDLGPDEGREGNPDYERAAALTARVARLALAERDALVRTLINVNVPRGVPKGVRVTRLGGKIWTDDLVRGEDPRGRSYYWLAGEMLSSPPAGEEDTDVWAVLSGYVSITPLHLDLTAYAVLNKLRRWEEEIRVGDAA, from the coding sequence ATGGAACGGCCGTTCATCCTGGTTACGAACGACGACGGGTACCTCTCGCCGGGGCTCCTCGCCCTGCGGAGGGCCCTCGCCACGGTCGGGGAGCCATGGGTGCTCGCCCCAGACCGGAACTGGTCCGCGGCATCGCGGACCCGCATCTTCCATAAGCCGCTGCGGTTCTCGAGCGCCCACCTCCCGGACGGGGAGGAGGTGCACGTCACGAACGGATCCCCGTCCGACTGCGTGCTCCTCGCCCTCCTCGGCCTCGCCCCGCGCCGGCCCGACCTCGTCGTGGCGGGGATCAACATGGGGGCGAACATCGGGCACGACGTGACCTACTCGGGCACGGTCGCCGCGGCGATGGAGGGGGCATCGGCGGGGATCCCGGCGATCGCCGTGTCCCTCGACCTCGGGCCCGACGAGGGGCGGGAAGGGAACCCAGACTACGAGAGAGCAGCGGCGCTCACGGCGCGGGTGGCGAGGCTGGCGTTGGCGGAGCGGGACGCGCTCGTCCGCACCCTCATCAACGTGAACGTGCCGCGCGGCGTGCCCAAAGGGGTCCGGGTCACCCGCCTCGGCGGCAAGATCTGGACCGACGACCTCGTGCGGGGCGAGGACCCCCGCGGCCGTTCCTACTACTGGCTGGCGGGCGAGATGCTCTCCTCCCCACCCGCAGGCGAGGAGGATACCGATGTGTGGGCGGTCCTGTCCGGGTACGTCTCGATCACCCCCCTCCACCTCGACCTCACTGCCTACGCCGTGCTCAACAAGCTGCGCCGGTGGGAGGAGGAGATCCGCGTCGGGGACGCGGCGTAG
- a CDS encoding NAD(P)/FAD-dependent oxidoreductase, with the protein MRYDVVVVGAGPAGLFAALELAGSGLSTVIVDKGLAPRERTSNTCGVGGAGAFSDGKLNLTPRIGGDPEAIGCSVGELEDLIAYVDDTFTRYGAPAQYSGEDPEALAELKKAAAQAGVEFIAGRQRHIGTGRIREVIDAIYRDLAARGVEFQLGRAAEEIRHRGGRFTVVVEGKEIEARYVLAAPGRVGAYWLREVARSLGVGPSFGPLDVGVRAEFPAELYDPIERVMYDAKLRVRAPTYDDMVRTFCTNPRGFVVQEDHGEFVLVNGHAENERKSGNTNFALLVHIELTDPVEDTTEYGRAIAKLATTIGGGKPIVQRLKDLSQGRRSTLDRIRRASVRPTLESFTPGDVSMALPHRVVVDIVEAVDVLNRLIPGLSAEGTLLCAPEIKFYDTRYAVGPGMETALPGFYVAGDASGHSRGIVFAAVTGVLAARRIREKASR; encoded by the coding sequence GTGCGGTACGACGTCGTGGTGGTGGGAGCTGGGCCGGCTGGGCTGTTCGCGGCCCTCGAGCTCGCGGGATCGGGCCTGTCCACGGTCATCGTGGACAAGGGCCTCGCCCCGCGCGAGCGGACGAGCAACACCTGTGGGGTGGGCGGAGCCGGCGCGTTCTCCGATGGGAAGCTCAACCTCACCCCCCGCATCGGCGGCGATCCGGAGGCGATCGGGTGCTCGGTCGGCGAGCTGGAGGACCTCATCGCCTACGTGGATGACACGTTCACCCGTTATGGGGCGCCCGCCCAGTACTCGGGGGAGGACCCCGAAGCGCTCGCCGAGCTGAAGAAAGCAGCGGCGCAGGCAGGCGTGGAGTTCATCGCCGGCCGCCAGCGCCACATCGGCACGGGGCGGATCCGGGAGGTCATCGACGCCATCTACCGCGACCTCGCGGCGCGGGGGGTCGAGTTCCAGCTCGGGAGGGCGGCCGAGGAGATCCGCCACCGCGGCGGGCGGTTCACCGTCGTCGTGGAGGGGAAGGAGATCGAGGCCCGGTACGTCCTCGCTGCGCCAGGCCGGGTCGGCGCGTACTGGCTGCGGGAGGTGGCGCGGTCGCTCGGGGTCGGTCCCTCGTTTGGGCCGCTCGATGTCGGGGTGCGGGCGGAGTTCCCGGCCGAGCTCTACGACCCGATCGAGCGGGTGATGTACGACGCCAAGCTGCGCGTGCGCGCCCCGACCTACGACGACATGGTGCGCACCTTCTGCACCAACCCCCGCGGGTTCGTGGTCCAGGAGGACCACGGTGAGTTCGTGCTCGTGAACGGCCACGCCGAAAACGAACGCAAGAGCGGGAACACGAACTTCGCGCTCCTCGTGCACATCGAACTCACCGACCCCGTGGAGGACACGACCGAGTACGGCCGCGCGATCGCGAAACTGGCGACGACGATCGGCGGGGGGAAGCCGATCGTGCAGCGGCTGAAGGACCTCTCCCAGGGGCGGCGGTCCACGCTGGACCGGATCCGGCGGGCCTCCGTCCGGCCGACCCTGGAGTCGTTCACTCCCGGGGATGTGTCGATGGCCCTCCCCCACCGCGTGGTGGTGGACATCGTGGAGGCGGTGGACGTCCTGAACCGACTCATCCCCGGCCTGTCCGCGGAGGGGACGCTCCTTTGTGCCCCGGAGATCAAGTTCTACGACACCCGCTATGCGGTCGGACCGGGGATGGAGACCGCCCTCCCCGGGTTCTACGTGGCCGGGGACGCGTCGGGGCACTCCCGGGGGATCGTGTTCGCCGCCGTGACCGGGGTGTTGGCCGCGCGGCGGATCCGGGAGAAGGCGTCGCGATGA
- the pfkA gene encoding 6-phosphofructokinase — MKRIAVLTSGGDAPGMNAAIRAVVRTGVARGWEVRGVRRGYAGLVGGEIVPLGARDVGGILQLGGTILGSARCPEFRTEEGRRRALRALVGQGIEALVVIGGNGSQAGAYELSRMGFPVVGVASTIDNDLAGSEVTIGVDTALNVALESIDRLKTTASSHGRAFLVEVMGRHCGYLALMAGIAGGAEAVAIPEVETDPEALARELRGAYERGKSHALVVVAEGAQLNATRLAEYFHENEKRLGFELRVTILGHVQRGGAPGAYDRLLATRLGAAAVAALARGENGVLVGWVRGGVTTTPLAEVAGRQKALDPELFELAQVLAR; from the coding sequence ATGAAGCGGATCGCCGTTCTCACGAGCGGGGGCGACGCGCCGGGGATGAACGCCGCGATCCGCGCCGTGGTCCGCACGGGGGTCGCGCGGGGCTGGGAAGTTCGGGGGGTGCGGCGGGGCTATGCCGGCCTCGTCGGGGGGGAGATCGTGCCCCTCGGGGCGCGGGACGTGGGGGGGATCCTCCAGCTCGGGGGGACGATCCTCGGGAGCGCCCGCTGCCCGGAGTTCCGCACCGAGGAGGGCCGGCGGAGGGCACTGCGCGCCCTCGTCGGGCAGGGGATCGAGGCCCTGGTCGTGATCGGAGGGAACGGCTCCCAAGCCGGCGCCTACGAGCTCTCCCGGATGGGGTTCCCCGTCGTCGGCGTGGCGTCCACGATCGACAACGACCTCGCCGGCTCGGAGGTTACGATTGGGGTGGACACTGCCCTCAACGTGGCCCTGGAGTCCATCGACCGCCTCAAGACCACCGCCTCCTCCCACGGCCGGGCGTTCCTCGTTGAGGTGATGGGCCGCCACTGCGGCTACCTCGCCCTCATGGCGGGGATCGCCGGCGGGGCAGAGGCCGTGGCCATCCCCGAGGTGGAGACGGATCCCGAGGCGCTCGCCCGCGAGCTGCGCGGGGCCTACGAGCGGGGGAAGAGCCACGCCCTCGTCGTGGTGGCGGAGGGAGCGCAGCTCAACGCGACCCGGCTCGCCGAGTACTTCCACGAGAACGAGAAGCGGCTCGGGTTCGAGCTAAGGGTGACGATCCTCGGCCACGTGCAGCGGGGAGGGGCGCCGGGGGCGTACGACCGGCTGCTCGCCACGCGCCTCGGCGCGGCAGCGGTGGCCGCCCTCGCCCGCGGAGAGAACGGGGTCCTCGTGGGGTGGGTCCGAGGAGGGGTGACGACGACCCCCCTTGCCGAGGTCGCGGGGCGGCAAAAGGCGCTCGACCCGGAGCTCTTCGAGCTGGCCCAGGTGTTGGCCCGGTAG
- the thrC gene encoding threonine synthase produces the protein MRGELRCPLCGFRTVPSAVPLPCPTCRVPLDYRPDPPAGSTAAGLTGRGVWRYAPFLPTVDPITLGEGGTPLIPSLRIGPRLGVNLLFKVEGTNPTGSFKDRGAAVLVAVLRSFGARAVADDSSGNAGAALAAYAARAGIRAVLYVPAHASGPKLAQIEALGAELVRVPGPRERATDVVREACAKDPDLLYASHNASPYFVAGLTTLAYELGEEGRIPDHVVVPVGGGGLFLGLVQGFAQLRDRGWIGRVPRLHIVQPEACAPLVRAGGGGDPVEPDPRATVAEGARIPRPKRGREVLAALGAVDGDAVMVGEEEILRGQAELAREEGIWVEPTAALAVAALPALIARGTIGPGEEVVLPLTGHGLKAVNPC, from the coding sequence ATGAGAGGCGAACTGCGGTGCCCCCTGTGCGGCTTCCGCACCGTGCCGAGTGCGGTGCCGCTGCCGTGCCCGACGTGCCGGGTCCCGCTCGACTACCGGCCGGACCCGCCGGCAGGCTCCACTGCCGCGGGCTTGACCGGGCGCGGGGTGTGGCGGTACGCCCCGTTCCTCCCCACCGTGGATCCCATCACCCTGGGCGAGGGGGGGACCCCCCTCATCCCTTCCCTCCGCATCGGCCCCCGTCTGGGGGTGAACCTCCTCTTCAAGGTCGAGGGGACGAACCCCACCGGCTCGTTCAAGGACCGGGGGGCAGCGGTGCTCGTCGCCGTCCTGCGGTCGTTCGGGGCGAGGGCGGTGGCCGATGACTCGTCGGGGAACGCCGGGGCGGCCCTCGCCGCCTACGCTGCCCGGGCGGGGATCCGCGCCGTCCTCTACGTGCCGGCCCATGCCTCGGGGCCCAAGCTCGCCCAGATCGAAGCCCTCGGGGCGGAGCTGGTGCGCGTGCCCGGCCCACGGGAGCGGGCCACGGACGTGGTCCGGGAGGCATGCGCTAAGGACCCTGACCTCCTCTACGCCTCGCACAACGCCTCGCCGTACTTCGTCGCCGGCCTGACGACACTCGCCTACGAGCTAGGCGAGGAGGGTCGGATCCCTGACCACGTCGTCGTCCCGGTGGGAGGAGGCGGACTGTTCCTCGGGCTCGTCCAGGGGTTCGCCCAGCTGCGCGACCGGGGGTGGATCGGACGGGTGCCGCGCCTCCACATCGTCCAGCCTGAGGCCTGTGCCCCTCTCGTCCGCGCCGGTGGCGGGGGGGACCCGGTCGAGCCGGACCCCCGGGCCACGGTGGCCGAGGGGGCACGAATCCCCCGCCCCAAGCGGGGCCGGGAGGTCCTGGCCGCGCTCGGGGCGGTGGATGGGGATGCCGTTATGGTGGGGGAAGAGGAGATCCTCCGGGGGCAGGCGGAGCTCGCCCGCGAGGAAGGGATCTGGGTTGAGCCGACGGCGGCCCTCGCCGTGGCTGCCCTCCCCGCCCTCATCGCGCGAGGCACGATCGGCCCTGGGGAGGAGGTCGTGCTCCCCCTCACCGGGCACGGGCTCAAGGCGGTGAACCCGTGCTGA
- the rsmD gene encoding 16S rRNA (guanine(966)-N(2))-methyltransferase RsmD, producing MRIDAGEYRGQKLVGPRGAGIRPLRDRVRLALFDTVRELVPGAQFLDLFAGTGAVGLEALSRGAARAVFVDGSDQAVRLIRENIRRLGCATRAEVVEADVFTALRSLARKGKAFDLVFVGAPYGSGLAARTVAALAELRPLLPGAVVVAESFHKEPLADRYGPLVLEIRRAYGETVLSLYRFVPEGGGS from the coding sequence GTGCGGATCGACGCGGGGGAGTACCGGGGGCAGAAGCTCGTGGGACCGCGGGGCGCGGGGATCCGGCCGCTGCGGGACCGGGTCCGCCTCGCCCTGTTCGACACCGTACGCGAGCTCGTGCCCGGGGCGCAGTTCCTCGACCTCTTTGCCGGGACGGGGGCGGTGGGGCTGGAGGCCCTCTCCCGCGGCGCGGCCCGCGCCGTGTTCGTGGACGGCTCGGATCAGGCGGTGCGGCTCATCCGCGAGAACATCCGGCGGCTGGGGTGCGCCACACGGGCGGAGGTAGTGGAGGCCGATGTCTTCACGGCGCTGCGGTCGCTCGCGCGAAAGGGGAAGGCGTTCGACCTCGTGTTCGTCGGCGCCCCGTATGGAAGCGGGCTCGCCGCCCGGACGGTCGCGGCGCTGGCCGAGCTCCGCCCCCTCCTCCCTGGGGCAGTGGTGGTGGCGGAGTCGTTCCACAAGGAGCCGCTGGCGGATCGGTACGGCCCCCTCGTCCTGGAGATACGGCGGGCCTACGGGGAGACGGTGCTCTCCCTGTACCGGTTTGTGCCTGAGGGCGGGGGAAGCTAG
- a CDS encoding nitroreductase family protein, with protein sequence MTKNDVLNAIRGRRSVLRFEPKPVSEDEVEAILEAGRWAPSFANSQPWTFVVVRDEETKAKLGALVERLAFARRGQVALTGKGVGDAPVLIAVVVDPVKDPGHWIEAGAVATQNMALMAHSLGLASYWAGLRGRAEAEVKRILGIPRGMRVVALLPIGRPAYTPREVERVPLSEIVRRDRFGG encoded by the coding sequence ATGACGAAGAACGATGTACTGAACGCGATCCGCGGCCGGAGGAGCGTGCTCCGGTTCGAGCCGAAGCCGGTGAGCGAGGACGAGGTGGAGGCGATCCTCGAGGCGGGGAGGTGGGCCCCGTCGTTCGCCAACTCCCAGCCGTGGACGTTCGTTGTGGTGCGGGACGAGGAGACGAAGGCCAAGTTGGGGGCCCTCGTGGAGCGGCTCGCCTTCGCGCGCCGCGGCCAGGTCGCCCTCACCGGGAAAGGGGTCGGCGACGCGCCGGTGCTGATCGCGGTCGTCGTTGACCCGGTGAAGGATCCGGGGCACTGGATCGAGGCGGGGGCGGTGGCGACCCAGAACATGGCCCTCATGGCCCACAGCCTGGGGCTGGCCTCGTACTGGGCGGGACTACGGGGTCGGGCGGAAGCGGAAGTGAAGCGGATCCTCGGCATCCCCCGCGGGATGAGGGTTGTGGCCCTCCTCCCCATCGGCCGGCCCGCGTACACACCGCGGGAGGTGGAGCGGGTGCCTCTCTCGGAGATCGTGCGCCGCGATCGGTTCGGAGGTTAG
- a CDS encoding TlpA family protein disulfide reductase, giving the protein MPVMRTWTSWLGLAVGTLAVLAGATVAHAADPPCPASPVLVAGIEVGNHVGQRAPDFSLPDFSGNPVYLSSFRGCPVLLDFWASWCKPCQVSVPLLESLRERYAPRGLKVIAVSLDYRKEDATRFLEAYGYRGFIALWAPFTEARAVAYLFGIQAIPRTVLLDRQGIIRFIGPPQDLTDALLSPWL; this is encoded by the coding sequence ATGCCGGTGATGCGAACCTGGACATCTTGGCTCGGCCTCGCGGTGGGCACCCTCGCCGTCCTGGCCGGGGCGACGGTGGCCCACGCCGCCGACCCCCCGTGCCCGGCCTCCCCGGTCCTCGTGGCAGGGATCGAGGTGGGGAACCACGTCGGGCAACGGGCGCCGGACTTCTCCCTTCCCGACTTCTCCGGGAACCCCGTGTACCTGTCCTCGTTCCGCGGCTGCCCGGTCCTCCTCGACTTCTGGGCCAGCTGGTGCAAGCCATGTCAGGTCTCGGTCCCGCTTCTAGAGTCCCTCCGCGAGAGGTACGCCCCGCGGGGGCTGAAGGTGATCGCGGTGAGCCTGGACTACCGCAAGGAAGACGCGACCCGGTTCCTAGAGGCCTACGGGTACCGCGGGTTCATCGCCCTGTGGGCTCCCTTCACTGAGGCGCGCGCCGTGGCCTACCTCTTCGGGATCCAGGCGATCCCCCGCACCGTGCTCCTCGACCGGCAGGGCATCATCCGTTTCATCGGCCCTCCCCAGGACCTGACCGACGCTCTCCTCTCCCCCTGGCTGTGA
- a CDS encoding redoxin domain-containing protein, with translation MDEERMNPFGPAPEFTLPSAAGGAVSLPDLAGSYVVLHFFPRTGTPAWAEDVRAFQALLPEFTSLEARVVGIAPDSLSTLARFAANGGLTLLSDPDCAVARAYRAVTPEGRVQRATFLVDRAGSMRWAWWRGKVAGHAEEVLATLRALQAADEAVNPLIHSRRAYRALSGEPVAREALQRLVEAAHLAPSCFNNQPWRFVIAQGETLDRVKGALSGGNYWAKRAPAILALASHRDLDCKLSDGRDYFLFGCGMATGLLMIQATQMGLVAHPIAGYDPHAVKEALGIPEEYVLITLIVIGKRGEASTLSDKHRAIELGPRERKPLSAVVAWNKFGDLYQTEGI, from the coding sequence ATGGACGAGGAGCGGATGAACCCGTTTGGACCTGCCCCCGAGTTCACGCTGCCGTCGGCGGCGGGCGGGGCGGTGTCGCTCCCCGATCTAGCGGGCTCGTACGTCGTCCTGCACTTCTTCCCCCGCACCGGGACGCCCGCCTGGGCCGAGGACGTCCGTGCCTTCCAGGCCCTCCTCCCCGAGTTCACCTCCCTTGAGGCGCGGGTGGTGGGGATCGCGCCCGATTCCCTTTCCACCCTGGCCCGGTTCGCGGCGAATGGTGGCCTCACCCTGCTCTCCGATCCCGATTGCGCTGTGGCGAGGGCCTATCGCGCCGTCACGCCCGAGGGCCGGGTCCAGCGGGCGACGTTCCTCGTCGACCGGGCGGGGTCCATGCGCTGGGCGTGGTGGCGGGGGAAGGTGGCCGGCCACGCGGAGGAGGTCCTCGCCACGTTGCGGGCGCTGCAGGCCGCGGACGAGGCTGTCAACCCACTCATCCATAGCCGGCGGGCGTACCGGGCCCTGTCCGGAGAGCCCGTGGCCCGGGAGGCCCTCCAGCGGCTGGTCGAGGCGGCCCACCTCGCCCCCTCCTGCTTCAACAACCAGCCGTGGCGGTTCGTGATCGCCCAAGGGGAAACGTTGGACAGGGTGAAGGGGGCCCTGTCCGGGGGGAACTACTGGGCGAAGCGCGCCCCGGCGATCCTCGCCCTCGCCAGCCACCGCGACCTCGACTGCAAGCTCTCCGATGGGCGCGACTACTTCCTATTCGGATGCGGAATGGCCACCGGCCTGCTCATGATCCAGGCGACCCAGATGGGGCTCGTTGCCCACCCCATCGCCGGCTACGATCCCCACGCAGTCAAGGAGGCGCTGGGGATCCCGGAGGAGTACGTCCTCATCACGCTCATCGTGATCGGGAAGCGGGGAGAGGCGAGCACGCTCAGCGACAAGCACCGCGCGATCGAGCTCGGGCCGCGGGAGCGGAAGCCCTTGTCGGCCGTGGTGGCATGGAATAAGTTCGGTGACCTGTACCAGACGGAGGGCATATGA
- a CDS encoding Glu/Leu/Phe/Val family dehydrogenase has protein sequence MVTGEVASLNPFLIAQRQLDEAAGVLKLDRGLHELLRWPLREFHVRIPVRMDNGSVRVFEGFRVQYNNARGPCKGGIRFAADETVDTVRALAAWMTWKTAVVDLPLGGGKGGIVCNPKELSPGELERLSRGYIRALAPAIGADRDVPAPDVGTNPQIMAWMLDEYETIVGHAAPGVITGKPIPLGGSAGRTGATGLGVVIAIREALAALGMDPASTTASIQGFGNVAQYAAIHYREVLGGRVLAVSCWDHKDRRAYTYTKKGGIDPRFLQTITDTFGTVDRAKAEQAGYEALAGDAWLGLDVDVLIPAAMENVITADTVGRISGRVKILAEAANGPTTPEADQVLQKKGIYVIPDFLCNAGGVTVSYFEQVQNAYNFHWDVAEINRRLDEKMTKAFHAVHDAAKEHKVPNRVGAYLVAVERVAEAVKLRGWA, from the coding sequence ATGGTGACCGGCGAAGTAGCCAGCTTGAACCCGTTTCTGATCGCCCAGCGTCAGCTCGATGAGGCGGCGGGGGTGCTCAAGCTGGACCGCGGCCTACACGAGCTCCTACGCTGGCCGCTCCGGGAATTCCACGTCCGGATCCCGGTGCGGATGGACAACGGGTCGGTGCGGGTGTTCGAGGGGTTCCGGGTCCAGTACAACAACGCCCGTGGCCCGTGCAAGGGCGGGATCCGGTTCGCCGCCGATGAGACGGTGGATACGGTACGGGCCCTCGCGGCGTGGATGACGTGGAAGACAGCGGTCGTGGACCTGCCGCTGGGGGGAGGGAAGGGCGGAATCGTGTGCAACCCCAAAGAGCTGAGCCCGGGGGAGCTCGAGCGCTTGTCGCGCGGGTACATCCGTGCCCTCGCCCCTGCGATCGGGGCCGATCGCGACGTCCCCGCCCCCGATGTCGGCACGAACCCCCAGATCATGGCGTGGATGCTCGACGAGTACGAGACGATCGTCGGCCACGCCGCGCCGGGGGTGATCACGGGGAAGCCCATCCCCCTCGGCGGATCCGCGGGGAGGACGGGCGCGACTGGGCTGGGGGTCGTGATCGCGATCCGCGAGGCGCTCGCCGCCCTGGGGATGGACCCGGCGTCCACCACCGCCTCGATCCAGGGGTTTGGGAACGTTGCCCAGTACGCCGCGATCCATTACCGGGAGGTGCTGGGGGGGCGGGTGCTCGCCGTCTCCTGCTGGGACCACAAGGACCGGCGGGCCTACACGTACACGAAGAAGGGCGGGATCGATCCGCGCTTCCTGCAGACGATCACGGACACCTTCGGCACCGTGGACCGCGCGAAGGCGGAACAGGCTGGGTACGAGGCCCTCGCCGGCGACGCCTGGCTGGGGCTGGACGTGGATGTCCTCATCCCCGCCGCGATGGAGAACGTGATCACGGCGGATACGGTGGGGCGGATCTCCGGTCGGGTGAAGATCCTCGCCGAGGCGGCCAACGGTCCGACCACCCCCGAGGCCGATCAGGTCCTGCAGAAGAAGGGGATCTACGTGATCCCCGACTTCCTCTGTAACGCGGGCGGGGTGACCGTCTCCTACTTCGAGCAGGTGCAGAATGCGTACAACTTCCACTGGGACGTGGCCGAGATCAACCGACGTTTGGATGAGAAGATGACAAAGGCCTTCCACGCCGTGCACGACGCGGCGAAGGAACACAAGGTCCCCAACCGCGTCGGCGCGTACCTCGTCGCGGTGGAGCGCGTGGCCGAGGCGGTCAAGCTGCGTGGCTGGGCGTAG